TGTTGGTGGGTTCGGAGATACAATCGTCGTCCTTGATGACATGGTAGAGGCTTTTGCGCGAAACAGACGCTATACCTGCCACAACTGCTACAAGCTGAGCTGTCACCATGGATTTCTTCTCGGAGTGTAGAATACATCGGGTATGTGAGCACCTGAGATTCAACCATTTTGAGTATGTTAGACCACAGGGTCATGCGTCAATGAGAGGTGCTCAAAACTGCGTGCAGCACATTGCATATGCAGCTGCTATCGAGGGGGAAAGTTATGGAGAAAGGGAGCCGGTCAACGAACGCTTCCATGGAAACAACCATCTGGTGGCATGTGTACCCCTTGGGATTCCTTGGTGCTCCGATCCGCCCGGAAGCCGCATCGCAGCGAGTTCTGACGCACAGGCTTCGTCGGCTCATTCCCTGGCTTGATTACATGAACGATCTTGGAGTCAATGGACTGCTGCTTGGGCCAATCTTCACTTCGCAGACCCACGGCTATGACACGACTGACTTTTTCTCGATAGACCCCCGGCTCGGCGATCTCAACGATTTTGACGATCTGATGCGCGCTTGCAAGGATCGTGGCATCGCCGTGATGCTCGACGGCGTGTTCAATCATGTGGGTACTGGATTTCCCGCTTTCCAACGAGCATTTGCCGATCTCGGTGATCAGGATATGTTCACGATCCGGCGCAACGATCAGGGCGATCCCGACTATGTGAAGTTCGAGGGCCATGCTTCGCTGCCGGAGCTGAATCATGATTCGCCTCGTGTGGCGCAACTGGTTCGTGATGTCATGGAATTTTGGCTCGCCAAGGGCATCAGCGCATGGAGACTGGATGCCGCGTATACGACGGACGTGCATTTCTGGCAGCATGTCCTGCCCGAAGTACGTGCCAAATTTCCGAAGGTCTGGTTCATGGGTGAGGTGATTCAAGCGGATTATCCGACGGTGATTCGCGAGAGTGGCTTCGATTCCTTGACGCAGTATGAGCTGTGGAAGGCGGTATGGAGTTCTCTGAAAGATGGGAATTTCTTCGAGCTGGACTGGTCTCTTCAACGCCATGACGAGTTCATGGATGCATGCACTCCCCAAACCTTCATCGGCAATCATGACGTGACTCGCATTGCAAGCAAAGTCGGGATTGAAAAGGCGGTCCTGGCATGCGTGATTCTGCTCACCGTTGGGGGAGTACCCTCGATCTACTACGGCGACGAGCTCGGCATGACCGGAGTGAAGGAGGATCGTCTCGGCGGCGACGATGCGGTGCGCCC
This Bifidobacterium sp. WK041_4_12 DNA region includes the following protein-coding sequences:
- a CDS encoding alpha-amylase family protein, with translation METTIWWHVYPLGFLGAPIRPEAASQRVLTHRLRRLIPWLDYMNDLGVNGLLLGPIFTSQTHGYDTTDFFSIDPRLGDLNDFDDLMRACKDRGIAVMLDGVFNHVGTGFPAFQRAFADLGDQDMFTIRRNDQGDPDYVKFEGHASLPELNHDSPRVAQLVRDVMEFWLAKGISAWRLDAAYTTDVHFWQHVLPEVRAKFPKVWFMGEVIQADYPTVIRESGFDSLTQYELWKAVWSSLKDGNFFELDWSLQRHDEFMDACTPQTFIGNHDVTRIASKVGIEKAVLACVILLTVGGVPSIYYGDELGMTGVKEDRLGGDDAVRPEFPATPKPSDELNESQSRIFGIYRSLIALRKANPWLARARTKSTLLQNRHYTYESKGEHGETLSVDLQLDPHPRADVHLSNSSVLSFAM